From the Maioricimonas rarisocia genome, one window contains:
- a CDS encoding nucleoside permease, whose translation MQGFIGTRLSVMMFLQFFVWGGWYVTVGNYMGAHGMTDSIANAYTVGPIAAILSPLFLGLVADRFFATERVLGLLHIVGGIVLCAAPQFNDSPTVFVGVLLLHMLCYMPTLGLTNTLAFHNITDQEKQFPIIRVFGTIGWIVANIVVSKMLGGDKEAVQFYVAGGAAIALGVYSFTLPHTPPPAKGQPVSIGSLFGLDSLQLMKQRSFAVFMISSFLICIPLAAYYAYAPVFVDASGFENPAFNMSFGQMSEIVFMLVMPLCFRALGVKYMLLVGMLAWVARYGLFAMGAPDSILWMIMIGILLHGICYDFFFVTGQIYVDKKATSAIRGQAQGFLVLVTQGLGMLIGAQISGALFNSIVTAEGAEALPQWKDFWWIPCVAAGVIFLVFGALFRDEVPVEDVSEGEVAEAASVEEGM comes from the coding sequence ATGCAAGGATTTATCGGTACCCGGCTGTCCGTGATGATGTTCCTCCAGTTCTTCGTCTGGGGGGGCTGGTACGTGACGGTCGGCAACTACATGGGCGCCCACGGCATGACCGACTCGATCGCGAATGCCTATACGGTGGGACCGATCGCGGCCATCCTCTCGCCGCTGTTTCTCGGCCTGGTCGCCGACCGCTTCTTCGCGACCGAACGGGTGCTCGGCCTGCTGCACATCGTCGGCGGAATCGTGCTGTGTGCAGCACCGCAGTTCAATGATTCGCCGACGGTCTTCGTAGGCGTTCTGCTGCTGCACATGCTCTGCTACATGCCGACGCTGGGACTGACGAACACGCTCGCCTTCCACAACATCACCGATCAGGAAAAACAGTTCCCGATCATCCGGGTATTCGGAACGATCGGCTGGATCGTCGCCAACATCGTGGTCAGCAAGATGCTGGGTGGCGACAAAGAAGCCGTGCAGTTCTACGTGGCCGGCGGTGCTGCCATCGCCCTGGGCGTGTACAGCTTTACGCTGCCTCACACGCCTCCTCCCGCCAAGGGGCAGCCGGTCTCGATCGGCAGTCTGTTCGGTCTCGATTCGCTGCAGCTGATGAAGCAGCGGTCGTTCGCCGTGTTCATGATCAGCTCGTTCCTGATCTGCATCCCACTCGCCGCCTACTACGCCTATGCCCCGGTCTTCGTCGACGCCTCCGGCTTCGAGAACCCGGCATTCAACATGTCGTTCGGACAGATGTCCGAGATCGTCTTCATGCTGGTCATGCCGCTCTGCTTCCGCGCCCTGGGCGTGAAGTACATGCTGCTGGTCGGCATGCTGGCCTGGGTGGCCCGCTACGGTCTGTTTGCAATGGGCGCTCCGGACAGCATCTTGTGGATGATCATGATCGGCATCCTGCTGCACGGCATCTGCTACGACTTCTTCTTCGTGACCGGCCAGATCTACGTCGACAAGAAAGCCACGTCGGCGATTCGGGGACAGGCGCAGGGCTTCCTCGTCCTGGTGACGCAGGGGCTCGGCATGCTCATCGGTGCCCAGATTTCCGGAGCCCTGTTCAACAGCATCGTTACCGCCGAAGGGGCCGAGGCGCTCCCGCAGTGGAAGGATTTCTGGTGGATCCCCTGCGTCGCCGCGGGTGTGATCTTCCTTGTCTTCGGAGCGTTGTTCCGGGATGAAGTGCCGGTCGAAGACGTCTCCGAAGGGGAAGTGGCCGAAGCGGCTTCGGTCGAAGAAGGCATGTAG
- a CDS encoding divalent metal cation transporter encodes MYTPRQSSGARSAFRRPRTGPSAFMVLTAGNTMPEETPAATAIEEPSRVERDRQMIVDARQQGTGSLMWAFTKLSGPGWLQSAITLGGGSLAGSLYLGVLAGYNLMWLQPLAMILGVVMLSAIGYVTLSTGERPFGAINRHISPVLGWGWALASLMANLVWCMPQFALGTAAITQNLSPEGIGGMDPVQGKLVCTSILFVAAGIVVWFYDSGGWGIKLFEFILKAMVGTVVICFFGVVIKMSTVSGGLDWSGILGGFIPDFSLLSEPSPAFAETLTRSGEFATFWKERIVSDQQQVMITAAATAVGINMTFLLPYSMLARGWDRDFRGLAIFDLATGLFVPFMLATGCVVIAAATQFHATPEPGLVGYFSENPPEVEPAGNVVKGYGDLLDARLAQELGQDEFDALKADPEQLKSARAALPLADREMAAMLVKRDAFNLADSLKPIAGDAVAQYVFGVGVLGMAISTIIILMLINGFVVCEIFGLPPKGTPHRVGAFLAAFTGAMGPFFWSEAAVWLAVPTSMFGMVLLPIAYFAFFFLMNSRSLLGQHMPTGLARLRWNLLMLLAAGLATFGSLWSIWSSPYPYAGLGVMGAFIVLALVVRAPRTAEGETTT; translated from the coding sequence ATGTATACGCCCCGACAGTCCTCTGGCGCCCGGTCTGCTTTCAGACGTCCACGCACCGGGCCCAGCGCGTTCATGGTCCTAACTGCTGGCAACACGATGCCTGAAGAGACACCGGCCGCTACGGCCATCGAAGAACCGAGTCGCGTCGAACGTGACCGGCAAATGATCGTTGATGCCCGCCAGCAAGGGACCGGATCCCTGATGTGGGCCTTCACCAAACTGTCGGGCCCCGGCTGGCTGCAAAGTGCGATCACCCTCGGCGGTGGTTCGCTGGCCGGCAGCCTCTACCTGGGTGTGCTGGCCGGCTACAACCTGATGTGGCTGCAGCCGCTGGCGATGATCCTGGGCGTCGTGATGCTCAGTGCCATCGGCTATGTGACGCTCTCGACCGGCGAACGGCCGTTCGGAGCGATCAACCGCCACATCAGCCCGGTGCTGGGATGGGGCTGGGCCCTGGCGAGCCTGATGGCCAACCTGGTCTGGTGCATGCCACAGTTTGCACTCGGCACGGCTGCCATTACGCAGAACCTCTCCCCCGAGGGAATCGGCGGCATGGACCCGGTGCAGGGCAAGCTCGTATGCACCTCGATCCTGTTTGTCGCCGCCGGAATCGTCGTCTGGTTCTACGACAGCGGCGGATGGGGCATCAAGCTGTTCGAATTCATCCTGAAGGCGATGGTCGGAACAGTCGTGATCTGTTTCTTCGGCGTCGTCATCAAGATGTCGACCGTCTCCGGAGGACTCGACTGGAGCGGCATTCTCGGCGGGTTCATCCCCGACTTCTCACTGCTGTCCGAACCGTCTCCCGCCTTCGCGGAGACCCTCACTCGCAGTGGGGAATTCGCCACGTTCTGGAAAGAACGGATCGTCAGTGATCAGCAGCAGGTAATGATCACGGCCGCGGCCACGGCCGTCGGCATCAACATGACCTTCCTGCTTCCGTACTCGATGCTGGCCCGCGGCTGGGACCGGGATTTTCGCGGTCTGGCGATCTTCGATCTGGCGACCGGCCTGTTCGTGCCGTTCATGCTGGCGACCGGCTGCGTCGTGATCGCGGCCGCGACGCAGTTCCATGCCACTCCGGAACCGGGACTGGTCGGCTATTTCTCTGAGAATCCGCCAGAAGTCGAGCCGGCCGGCAACGTGGTGAAGGGATACGGCGATCTGCTGGATGCCCGACTGGCGCAGGAACTTGGCCAGGACGAGTTCGACGCTCTGAAGGCGGATCCCGAACAGCTCAAATCGGCCCGCGCGGCGCTGCCGCTGGCCGATCGTGAGATGGCCGCGATGCTCGTCAAGCGGGACGCGTTCAACCTCGCCGATTCGCTCAAGCCGATCGCTGGCGACGCGGTCGCGCAGTACGTGTTCGGCGTGGGCGTGCTCGGCATGGCGATTTCGACGATCATCATCCTGATGCTGATCAACGGTTTCGTCGTCTGTGAAATCTTCGGTCTCCCGCCGAAGGGGACGCCGCACCGCGTCGGCGCGTTCCTGGCCGCCTTCACCGGCGCGATGGGACCGTTCTTCTGGAGTGAAGCGGCCGTCTGGCTGGCCGTGCCGACCTCGATGTTCGGCATGGTTCTGCTCCCGATTGCCTACTTTGCGTTCTTCTTCCTGATGAACTCCCGCAGCCTGCTGGGCCAGCACATGCCGACCGGCCTGGCCCGTCTGCGCTGGAATCTGCTGATGCTGCTGGCCGCCGGCCTGGCCACGTTCGGCAGCCTGTGGAGCATCTGGAGCAGTCCTTACCCGTATGCCGGCCTCGGCGTCATGGGTGCCTTTATTGTTCTCGCCCTGGTCGTTCGCGCTCCTCGCACAGCCGAAGGCGAAACCACGACCTGA
- a CDS encoding ATP-dependent helicase produces MSPADHLTPSQRAAVECIDGPLLVLAGPGSGKTRVVTHRIAHLVEQGVPPHQILAITFTNKAAGEMADRVGRLLPGARVQVSTFHRFCARLLRRYASVVGLQPNYTILDAADQKQVLRRVINELDLDTVHYSPEKVGYRISTAKNDLRTSEDVQRQYEESIADHWQAVIARVYPAYQRWLLESNSVDFDDLLLHVAMMLVENPELRQELDSRFRYILVDEYQDTNAAQYQIIAALSQEYPNLCVTGDPDQSIYGWRGARIENILRFEREYPDAQVVRLEQNFRSTQAILRSADRLIGHNTQRKAKRLLTDNEEGDAVELLEFTDAHDEADGLARRIRELVESGGATYGDVAVFYRVNALSRQLELALLRHRVPFQVAAGVAFYDRAEIKDALSYLRLIYNPNDRSAFLRVVNTPLRGLGETSQRRLVAWAADNGVNFLEAAARAKEIPRLTKRAIAGFERFARLMGEFSLADAGSVEKLLLTVLDRTGFTRPWEGSLNEQDQQRLANVQELVTAARQFDAVRGDEPDLEAFLEQTSLVNETDSLDPAAGQVTLMTLHAAKGLEFPHVYILGVEEGLLPHERAVRDAGKRELEEERRLLFVGMTRAERRLWLTQTVTREFRGRTLHTIPSTFLAELEYNRVDASAGGDLFPEWQAVPQPAEKKKSLPRNAEGKLDFGGAGKITTAANLLNGSSEAVELPRGFAMGMRVRHPRYGVGTVTEVGGFGARRTVTVRFAEADRVEKFVAAKAPLQPLGT; encoded by the coding sequence TTGTCTCCGGCCGATCACCTTACACCCAGCCAGCGTGCCGCCGTCGAATGTATCGACGGTCCGCTGCTCGTTCTTGCCGGTCCCGGCTCGGGGAAGACGCGCGTCGTCACACACCGGATCGCTCACCTGGTCGAACAGGGTGTGCCGCCGCATCAGATTCTGGCGATCACCTTCACCAATAAGGCGGCCGGCGAAATGGCCGATCGCGTGGGCCGCCTGCTGCCGGGTGCCCGCGTGCAGGTCAGCACGTTTCACCGCTTCTGCGCCCGACTGCTCCGCCGGTACGCCTCGGTGGTCGGCCTGCAGCCGAACTACACCATCCTCGATGCGGCCGACCAGAAGCAGGTCCTGCGGCGGGTGATCAACGAACTGGATCTCGATACGGTTCATTACTCGCCCGAGAAGGTCGGCTACCGTATCAGCACCGCCAAGAACGACCTGCGGACCTCCGAAGATGTCCAGCGGCAATACGAAGAGTCGATTGCCGATCACTGGCAGGCTGTGATCGCCCGGGTCTACCCCGCCTATCAGCGGTGGCTGCTCGAATCCAACAGTGTCGACTTCGATGACCTGCTGCTGCATGTGGCGATGATGCTGGTGGAGAATCCCGAACTGCGGCAGGAGCTGGACAGCCGGTTTCGCTACATCCTTGTCGACGAGTACCAGGACACCAACGCGGCCCAGTACCAGATCATCGCGGCTCTCTCGCAAGAGTACCCCAATCTGTGCGTAACCGGCGATCCGGACCAGTCGATCTACGGCTGGCGGGGGGCCCGCATCGAGAACATCCTGCGATTCGAGCGGGAGTATCCCGACGCTCAGGTCGTGCGGCTCGAGCAGAACTTCCGCAGCACGCAGGCGATCCTCAGGTCTGCCGACCGGCTGATCGGACACAACACGCAGCGGAAGGCGAAGCGGCTGCTGACCGACAACGAGGAAGGAGACGCGGTCGAACTGCTGGAGTTCACTGACGCTCACGACGAGGCGGATGGGCTGGCCCGCCGCATCCGCGAACTTGTGGAATCGGGCGGAGCCACCTACGGCGACGTTGCCGTCTTTTACCGCGTCAACGCCCTGTCGCGGCAGCTCGAACTGGCACTACTGCGGCACCGGGTTCCGTTTCAGGTTGCCGCCGGCGTTGCGTTCTACGATCGGGCCGAGATCAAGGACGCTCTGTCGTACCTCCGGCTGATCTACAACCCCAACGACCGCTCGGCATTCCTGCGCGTCGTCAACACGCCGCTGCGTGGACTGGGGGAGACGTCGCAGCGACGGCTCGTCGCGTGGGCGGCAGACAATGGCGTCAACTTTCTCGAAGCGGCGGCCCGGGCGAAGGAGATTCCGCGGCTCACTAAACGGGCGATTGCCGGCTTCGAACGGTTCGCGCGGCTGATGGGTGAGTTCTCCCTCGCCGATGCCGGCTCGGTGGAGAAACTGCTGCTGACCGTACTGGACCGGACCGGCTTCACCCGTCCCTGGGAAGGGAGCCTGAACGAACAGGATCAGCAGCGGCTGGCCAATGTGCAGGAACTGGTGACGGCGGCCCGGCAGTTCGATGCGGTTCGCGGAGACGAGCCGGATCTCGAAGCCTTCCTCGAACAGACGTCGCTGGTCAACGAGACCGATTCACTCGACCCGGCTGCCGGACAGGTCACGCTGATGACGCTGCATGCGGCAAAGGGGCTGGAATTCCCGCACGTCTACATTCTCGGCGTCGAAGAAGGGCTGCTGCCGCACGAGCGGGCGGTCCGTGATGCGGGAAAGCGGGAACTCGAAGAGGAACGGCGACTGCTGTTTGTCGGGATGACACGAGCCGAGCGGCGGCTCTGGCTGACGCAGACGGTCACGCGCGAGTTCCGGGGGCGAACGCTGCACACGATCCCCAGCACGTTCCTGGCAGAGCTGGAATACAACAGGGTCGACGCCAGCGCGGGGGGAGACCTGTTTCCCGAATGGCAGGCAGTCCCGCAGCCGGCAGAGAAGAAGAAGTCGCTTCCCCGCAATGCCGAGGGAAAGCTCGACTTCGGCGGTGCCGGCAAGATTACGACCGCGGCCAACCTGCTCAAC